The Daphnia pulex isolate KAP4 chromosome 6, ASM2113471v1 genome contains the following window.
GCAACTCCCAATCCTCACTTGATTATTTGGGGGTTCCCGTTTCACACAGTCGGCCCAATCATTCCGACCGTCGGAAattcgatcctttttttttctttgtctttcgaGTTTCTTTCATTGCGtgtcgaaaaaaattttttttcttttgtgatttCTCTTGATTCAATATAACGACTCGGCACACCTGTCGCTAGGAATAAATGTCTACGGCTCTACgccaagagaaagaaaaaaatgctcaATGGAGCGGATGTTTTTTTACTCACTGGATACGGTGTCGGCGTCGGAGGTGGTGGCCAATTCCTGGGCCCTGAGTCGTTGAAAAAGAGCCACATGGAGAGAATCGATGTATTTGATGGCCTCTTCGATCACCTGCACCTGTTGtgatcaaaaatagaaaatgagtCAATCAGCCAAAGGAcagaaaaacattaaaaaaaaccataagATAACGCGCCTGACGTCATCCCGATTTGTTCTTATTCCGGATAAGTAAGTGATATGACAAGTGTCAATCTATTTCTTACCTTTGAGACGCGTGATTGGGCGGCGACGGCCGGCACCATGTTCTTGAGTCTGAGGTATTCTTCCTTGGTCATCCGTCTCTGGTGGCGCATCCTGCGCGCCCGCCGGAAGGCCGAGAAGCTCAACACCATCCCgccgttgctgttgttgttgttgtaactgTTGAGTgagtggttgttgttgttgctgattgcCGCACCTTGATTCCACCTGCGCTTCAACAGGCGCAATCGCCGACGCTCACGGACGGTGGCGGCAGCTGTCGGTGACACGGTTCTTTCACCGTCGGATG
Protein-coding sequences here:
- the LOC124195675 gene encoding uncharacterized protein LOC124195675, translating into MSCAESSDGERTVSPTAAATVRERRRLRLLKRRWNQGAAISNNNNHSLNSYNNNNSNGGMVLSFSAFRRARRMRHQRRMTKEEYLRLKNMVPAVAAQSRVSKVQVIEEAIKYIDSLHVALFQRLRAQELATTSDADTVSSRGPAQVTRNESDLQPEPSQLCHWIGHVLPTPHAIKTAHLLVSERQQQQQRDGIKQWPSFMEKIDHMIRKKQS